From a single Meles meles chromosome 21, mMelMel3.1 paternal haplotype, whole genome shotgun sequence genomic region:
- the LOC123933614 gene encoding transport and Golgi organization protein 1 homolog: MMVQRLLFWLLLFPCPSSPNPNLVFSLPDHFRLGPDVTEVLWKLLILTASLGSCAFLIYLWRTVLAIKPRQYGVTLDQIKKKIDDLKKENRDLEKNIASWEEKIREAKKQAETKREQREKLSLAEVNKLKENIKNVEEINENLKDILHCKQALLQVVREKDIKNVDVVQDELDDRELRALAPKNQEMEEYEKFLEDQYNALRSQKTAKEAELNLLKKKVDMVVEFTERQKLTAEEKLKETIYELNATKNELLAAEANLKVTKEEMDKYRQQVEEMQDQLLEAEFTFKHQIAVQERKAAANWMKTRDWERRIVQQRRENAYLEYRLRMMEGEMLPVGSMWHGPMPARPELQKPLWQAPRPVPRMNSSTDPRKDPEMAMQVGTGVRVFPRCPGPLRVPYHMGPGFPPPPPPPQWWPWGPQPHLVPPPHGLPSHSEARGAQGDNSSSVPKKVPEENQANHFVV; the protein is encoded by the exons ATGATGGTGCAAAGGCTACTCTTCTGGCTCCTCTTGTTCCCGTGTCCCAGTTCCCCAAACCCAAAT CTTGTCTTTTCCTTGCCTGACCATTTCCGTCTTGGCCCTGATGTGACTGAAGTTCTGTGGAAGCTTCTCATTTTAACTGCCTCCTTGGGATCCTGTGCCTTTCTCATTTACCTCTGGAGGACCGTCCTCGCC aTAAAGCCTCGACAATATGGAG ttactttagaccaaataaagaagaagattgatgaccttaaaaaggaaaacagagatctTGAGAAAAACATAGCTAGTTGGGAGGAGAAG ATCAGGGAAGCAAAGAAGCAAGCAGAAACGAAGAGAGAACAAAGAGAGAAGCTTTCCCTTGctgaagtaaataaattgaaa GAGAACATCAAAAATGTGGAAGAGATTAATGAAAATCTGAAGGACATCCTTCATTGTAAACAGGCTCTCTTACAAGTTGTGAGAGAAAAGGATATCAAGAATGTGGATGTG GTCCAAGATGAATTGGATGATCGAGAACTGAGAGCCTTGGCACCCAAAAACCAAGAAATGGAAG AATATGAAAAGTTCCTGGAAGACCAGTATAATGCCCTGCGTTCTCAGAAAACAGCTAAAGAAGCAGAATTGAACCTGCTAAAGAAGAAAGTGGATATGGTGGTGGAGTTCACTGAAAGACAAAAACTGACTGCAGAAGA GAAGCTAAAAGAGACCATTTATGAACTGAATGCAACCAAGAATGAGCTGTTAGCTGCCGAAGCAAATCTGAAGGtaaccaaagaagaaatggacaagTATAG GCAACAAGTGGAAGAAATGCAAGATCAGCTGCTGGAGGCCGAGTTCACCTTCAAACACCAG ATTGCAGTTCAGGAGAGGAAAGCTGCGGCTAACTGG ATGAAGACTCGAGATTGGGAGAGGAGAATAGTGCAGCAGAGAAGGGAGAACGCCTACCTGGAATACAG ACTGCGCATGATGGAAGGGGAGATGCTGCCTGTGGGATCCATGTGGCACGGACCGATGCCGGCAAGGCCTGAGTTGCAGAAGCCTCTGTGGCAAG CACCGAGACCGGTTCCCAGGATGAACAGCAGCACCGACCCTCGAAAGGACCCAGAGATGGCTATG CAGGTCGGTACAGGTGTGAGAGTATTTCCTCGCTGCCCAGGGCCCCTCCGTGTGCCCTACCACATGGGGccaggcttccctcctcctcctccacctccacagTGGTGGCCATGGGGGCCTCAGCCACACCTCGTTCCTCCACCACATG GGCTTCCTTCCCATTCAGAAGCCCGTGGAGCTCAAGGGGACAATAGCAGCTCTGTGCCCAAGAAGGTCCCAGAGGAGAACCAA GCTAATCATTTTGTAGTCTGA